One genomic window of Rhizobium sp. Pop5 includes the following:
- a CDS encoding calcium-binding protein, which produces MTSRRTCRQGGGRFANASQFELIQIFFENSTAVPSGTYTKEELAAAYSLSSFGLDIRQFYYLDGVDDYAERTYVFNSGRFKISDNAQFIIHPDGTREILNFSIVPREDDNFDFEGGGIAADVGNDIWEPEIDPSGIGRTVDIKFVGTVPDRTYTIQDYTDDQATVSSWALSPGPSDIQKLLDVSQQLWDDGVTKLLVDYKGTADDADDRPVIYGTNNFDDFSVDFEGRVSSLMEPYLVNGVAIVAGKGNDYVVGSNYADLLLGGSGEDTLVGGSTGESLSGTSDLTVPHRTWDDGKQDVLDGGTGFDTYLISHLNGSTSGWVNDLDSVLSKIDIINEHDGDGRGRLDVQIVTDFGMGVDVLQLRIEGKYVKYRLEPGDESVGANEPMFTYYGNDEAYYLTSFVRSEGGKDIPYVFIMQAYPYSEEPIAAIRDFRQGDFGIHLEGFVGRKEGTDDDDRYQGDGGSGNRAAFLSQAESTTIYNDIISDADPDSNQRIHMGAGNDVAYGRGGDDEIRGDEGVDQLFGNEGNDTLSGGLGNDILEGNDGADRLSGDVGDDLLSGGTGADTYVYKLGDGNDVIEGEGDNGDELDVLHLANLMEYDVSLSRIDDDLAIIIGSSGETVTVAGHFASQTGSTGIESIVFANGTVWDKAAIIERIANPLINGTTGDDTLQGTSGNDVLHGGLGNDQLLGGVGSDDYLYAAGDGSDNIDDQTGQAGDADVLRLCGLKSTDIALNRVGADLRITIIASGEVVTIAGQYLASPDGAGLEEVRFADGIVLDRAALLAIPENSGDVPTIVGTGGDDTLNGAYDDDIFQGGQGDDVLIGARGSDTYLYRLGDGSDLIDDLDWPFDVDTLKLINIKSSDVVAVHNGVNLEITITSTGDIITVKNQWYTSWGNAGLESIEFSDGTWDRETIMAIEAIPIVGTGGNDTIEGTTDDDNITGGLGDDHLSGRTGSDVYVYASGDGNDVLDDKGSDVGGVDILRLTNINAADIVATRDGFALTLRVISTNAVITIEQQYSSQNDYYGFEEIEFADGSSWNRDALMELGRIPNIVGTSANDTLDGIWFNETISGGLGDDLLRGGSGGDTYVYNSGDGNDRIDDFYSSSSDNDVLRLADVNAVGISLARSGLDLKITILATGEIITIDDQFDPAGSYGLEKVEFADGSYLSRADLLAINESSQTLVGTSAVDFLTGASANDTLEGKGGDDWLDGAAGSDVYIYAAGDGNDNITDRKDDRLSDVDVLRLTDLNPSDVVLVRSGADLQVRILSTGSAITVWQQFSSQSDFAGLERIEFADGSSWDRSVIMAAESGGEITGTSGNDILNGTSGDDVFNGGLGDDRLYGAGGTDVYIYSSGDGSDYIDDEATEPNSVDTLRFTDINASDISVARNGVNLDITVLATGDVITIDEQWYNVNGYWGFEKIEFADGSSWNRSDIMAIGATPQGPITGTAGNDTLTGTDGADTFIGGQGNDRMLGGLGADVYVYTSGDGTDYIDDEANESDSIDTLRFTDINASGISVTRNGVNLDITVLATGDVITLDEQWYSDAAYWGFEKIDFADGSSWNREVLMNITNTVAPTTGTSGGDTLLGTGGDDVIAGLAGDDQIRGGNGSDRMDGGVGSDVAVFEYDLSAYTISAVDGRVVVVDGSFTDVITNIEKLQFNDLSISVGAGASLTYTGTAGDDTITGSVGNDTIKGSAGNDTVNGLLGDDSLYGGAGDDLLDGLEGNDSYSYASGDGNDTISDVAIALGDTDVLRFTDLNIGDLTISRTGEDMFITVNATGHVITVNTQYYNAAQGWSLETLEFADGTSLALDHLPDTSWIYGTNSAETIDGNWGKDYFFGGQGDDVINGSAGGDVYFYRQGDGSDLLNDEVGFTDALDVLRFTDLNASDLSAARHGDDVELTIVPTGAVITLKGQLLEDPGYWGIDKFDFADGSSWSREAITAFALNAIDKITVVGTSGDDTLYGTSRS; this is translated from the coding sequence TTGACGTCGCGTCGTACATGCAGGCAGGGGGGGGGTCGTTTTGCAAATGCGTCTCAGTTCGAATTGATTCAAATATTTTTCGAAAACAGCACGGCAGTTCCTTCGGGAACCTACACCAAGGAAGAACTGGCTGCCGCTTATTCGTTGAGCAGCTTTGGATTGGACATTCGACAGTTTTACTATCTCGATGGCGTCGACGACTATGCCGAACGAACTTATGTTTTCAATAGTGGACGATTTAAGATCAGTGATAACGCGCAGTTTATCATTCACCCGGATGGAACCCGAGAGATACTAAACTTTAGTATAGTCCCACGCGAAGACGATAATTTTGACTTTGAAGGCGGCGGTATTGCGGCAGACGTCGGCAACGACATTTGGGAGCCTGAAATAGATCCATCGGGCATTGGACGCACGGTCGATATCAAGTTTGTCGGCACTGTCCCGGATCGAACATACACGATTCAAGACTATACAGATGATCAGGCGACTGTCTCTTCCTGGGCGCTGTCGCCGGGACCGAGCGACATTCAGAAGTTGCTGGATGTCTCGCAACAGCTCTGGGACGACGGCGTCACCAAGTTGCTTGTGGACTATAAGGGAACGGCAGACGATGCCGACGATCGGCCGGTCATCTATGGAACGAACAATTTTGACGATTTTTCCGTGGATTTCGAAGGCCGCGTCAGTTCTTTGATGGAGCCTTACCTCGTAAACGGCGTCGCGATCGTAGCCGGGAAGGGCAACGACTACGTTGTCGGCTCGAACTATGCAGATCTATTATTGGGCGGAAGCGGCGAGGATACTCTGGTAGGGGGAAGTACGGGTGAATCGCTCTCCGGAACATCAGATCTTACTGTGCCCCATAGAACATGGGACGACGGAAAGCAGGATGTCTTGGACGGTGGCACAGGCTTCGACACCTATCTCATCTCGCACCTGAATGGATCCACGAGCGGGTGGGTAAACGACCTCGACTCAGTCTTATCCAAAATCGATATCATCAATGAACACGATGGGGATGGGCGTGGTCGATTAGACGTGCAGATAGTTACAGACTTCGGTATGGGAGTCGATGTATTACAGCTTAGAATTGAAGGGAAATATGTTAAATACAGGCTCGAGCCGGGCGATGAAAGCGTGGGCGCAAACGAGCCTATGTTCACGTATTACGGCAATGACGAAGCGTATTACCTAACGAGCTTCGTCAGGTCTGAAGGCGGCAAGGATATTCCATATGTCTTCATCATGCAGGCGTATCCTTATTCCGAAGAACCAATCGCCGCCATTCGCGACTTTAGGCAGGGCGATTTCGGAATCCATCTCGAAGGTTTCGTCGGACGCAAAGAAGGAACGGATGACGATGATCGTTATCAAGGAGATGGCGGCAGCGGAAACCGCGCTGCCTTCCTGAGTCAGGCAGAAAGCACGACTATCTACAACGATATCATATCCGACGCTGATCCGGATTCCAATCAGCGGATTCACATGGGCGCGGGCAATGACGTAGCCTATGGGCGCGGCGGTGACGACGAAATCCGAGGAGACGAAGGTGTAGATCAACTCTTCGGAAACGAGGGTAATGACACACTTTCTGGAGGATTGGGAAACGATATTCTTGAAGGCAATGACGGTGCCGACCGGTTGAGTGGAGATGTTGGGGATGATTTGCTCTCCGGCGGAACAGGTGCCGACACGTACGTCTACAAGCTTGGTGACGGAAATGACGTGATCGAAGGCGAAGGAGACAACGGGGATGAACTGGACGTCCTTCATCTGGCGAATCTCATGGAATACGATGTCTCCCTCAGCCGAATAGACGATGACCTTGCCATTATCATCGGCAGCAGTGGCGAGACCGTCACGGTTGCTGGGCATTTCGCATCTCAGACTGGATCAACTGGTATCGAGTCGATCGTCTTCGCCAACGGTACGGTTTGGGACAAAGCGGCAATAATTGAGAGGATCGCAAATCCCTTAATCAACGGCACAACGGGCGATGACACGTTGCAGGGAACGTCGGGGAACGATGTGCTGCACGGCGGACTTGGTAACGATCAGCTGCTTGGAGGAGTTGGTTCCGACGATTACCTATACGCAGCGGGCGACGGCTCGGACAATATCGACGACCAAACCGGCCAAGCCGGCGACGCGGATGTCCTCCGGCTGTGCGGTCTGAAGTCGACCGATATAGCGTTGAACCGCGTCGGCGCCGATCTCCGGATAACTATTATTGCAAGCGGAGAGGTTGTTACGATCGCCGGTCAATACCTAGCCTCACCAGATGGCGCTGGTTTGGAGGAAGTTCGGTTTGCCGACGGCATCGTTTTGGATCGAGCGGCACTGCTGGCAATCCCTGAAAACAGCGGAGATGTCCCAACGATCGTTGGGACAGGTGGGGACGACACCCTGAATGGGGCATACGATGACGACATTTTCCAGGGCGGGCAGGGAGATGACGTCCTAATTGGCGCCAGGGGTAGCGATACCTACCTCTACCGTCTTGGCGATGGCAGCGACCTTATCGACGACCTGGACTGGCCGTTCGACGTCGATACTTTGAAACTGATCAATATTAAATCGAGCGACGTCGTCGCCGTACACAACGGGGTAAACCTCGAGATCACCATTACCAGCACGGGCGACATCATCACCGTTAAGAATCAATGGTACACCAGTTGGGGGAATGCCGGTCTCGAGTCGATCGAGTTTTCCGACGGAACATGGGACCGTGAAACGATCATGGCGATTGAAGCCATTCCAATCGTTGGAACCGGCGGCAATGACACGATCGAAGGAACGACAGATGACGACAATATCACCGGTGGCCTCGGTGACGATCATCTGAGCGGTAGAACTGGCAGCGATGTCTATGTCTACGCCTCGGGAGATGGTAACGACGTACTTGATGACAAGGGAAGTGACGTCGGGGGTGTCGACATCCTTCGCCTGACCAATATAAACGCCGCTGACATCGTTGCCACGCGTGACGGCTTCGCGCTCACGCTCCGGGTCATCAGCACGAACGCCGTCATCACAATCGAGCAGCAGTATTCATCTCAGAACGACTACTATGGCTTCGAGGAGATCGAATTCGCCGATGGAAGCTCCTGGAACCGAGACGCTCTCATGGAGTTGGGTCGGATCCCAAATATCGTCGGAACGTCGGCAAACGACACGCTGGACGGCATTTGGTTCAACGAAACGATCAGCGGCGGCCTGGGTGACGACTTGCTGAGGGGAGGCTCCGGCGGCGACACGTACGTCTACAACTCAGGAGACGGTAACGATCGCATCGACGATTTTTACTCTTCTTCCTCAGACAACGATGTTCTGCGGCTGGCGGATGTCAACGCTGTCGGTATCTCATTGGCTCGAAGCGGTCTGGACCTCAAGATTACGATACTGGCGACCGGCGAGATAATAACGATCGACGACCAGTTCGATCCAGCCGGGTCTTACGGACTCGAGAAAGTCGAGTTCGCCGATGGCAGCTATTTGTCCCGCGCTGACTTGCTGGCGATCAACGAATCCAGCCAGACGCTTGTCGGAACAAGCGCCGTCGATTTTTTGACTGGCGCATCGGCAAACGATACCCTTGAGGGCAAAGGAGGGGATGATTGGCTGGACGGCGCCGCCGGATCCGACGTCTATATCTACGCGGCAGGCGATGGGAATGACAACATCACGGACCGGAAAGATGACCGGCTGAGCGATGTCGATGTTCTTCGTCTGACTGATCTCAACCCATCCGACGTCGTCCTGGTCCGAAGTGGCGCCGATCTCCAGGTCAGAATTCTGAGTACCGGGAGCGCAATCACGGTCTGGCAGCAATTTTCGAGCCAGTCCGACTTCGCCGGCCTCGAGCGGATCGAATTTGCCGACGGAAGCTCCTGGGATCGGTCCGTCATCATGGCGGCTGAAAGCGGCGGTGAGATTACCGGCACGAGTGGAAACGACATCCTGAATGGTACCTCCGGCGACGACGTCTTTAATGGCGGACTGGGCGATGACCGTTTGTACGGGGCGGGCGGAACGGACGTTTACATATACTCGTCCGGCGATGGCTCCGATTACATCGACGACGAAGCGACCGAGCCGAACTCGGTCGACACCCTTCGTTTCACGGATATCAACGCATCCGACATTTCCGTGGCGCGCAATGGGGTCAATCTGGACATAACGGTGCTGGCGACCGGCGATGTCATCACGATCGATGAGCAGTGGTACAACGTAAATGGCTACTGGGGATTCGAGAAGATCGAGTTCGCGGACGGCAGTTCGTGGAACCGTTCCGACATTATGGCTATCGGAGCCACTCCGCAGGGGCCGATCACTGGAACGGCAGGAAATGACACGCTTACGGGAACAGATGGCGCTGACACCTTCATCGGTGGGCAGGGCAACGATCGAATGCTCGGCGGCCTGGGTGCAGACGTCTACGTCTACACGTCGGGTGATGGAACCGACTACATTGACGATGAGGCTAATGAGTCCGATTCGATCGACACGCTACGCTTTACCGATATCAACGCATCGGGCATTTCTGTAACCCGCAACGGTGTCAATCTCGACATAACGGTTCTGGCAACCGGCGATGTCATCACACTCGATGAGCAGTGGTACAGCGACGCTGCCTATTGGGGCTTCGAGAAAATCGATTTCGCCGATGGATCCTCGTGGAATCGCGAAGTTCTTATGAACATCACGAATACCGTTGCACCCACGACTGGTACGAGCGGAGGCGACACTCTGCTCGGTACGGGAGGAGATGATGTAATCGCAGGCCTCGCGGGCGACGACCAGATTCGGGGCGGCAATGGTAGCGACCGGATGGATGGCGGTGTGGGATCGGACGTAGCGGTCTTCGAGTACGATCTCAGCGCCTACACAATCTCGGCGGTTGATGGCCGTGTCGTGGTCGTCGATGGCTCGTTCACGGATGTCATCACCAACATTGAGAAGCTGCAGTTCAACGATCTGAGTATTTCCGTCGGCGCTGGTGCCTCACTGACCTACACCGGTACGGCCGGCGATGACACCATCACCGGATCGGTAGGTAACGATACGATCAAGGGATCGGCTGGCAACGATACCGTCAACGGTCTTCTTGGCGACGATTCCCTGTATGGCGGCGCAGGCGACGATCTTCTCGATGGTTTGGAAGGCAACGATTCCTATTCCTACGCTTCTGGCGACGGCAACGACACAATATCGGACGTGGCCATTGCACTCGGCGATACCGACGTACTTCGCTTCACCGATCTCAATATCGGCGACTTGACGATATCGCGCACTGGTGAAGACATGTTCATTACGGTCAATGCGACCGGTCACGTCATCACAGTCAACACGCAGTATTATAACGCTGCCCAGGGATGGTCGCTTGAGACCTTAGAGTTCGCCGACGGCACTTCGCTTGCCCTGGATCATCTACCGGATACCAGTTGGATCTATGGCACCAATTCTGCTGAAACGATCGATGGCAACTGGGGCAAGGACTACTTCTTCGGAGGTCAGGGCGACGATGTGATCAACGGCAGTGCCGGCGGTGATGTCTATTTTTATCGCCAAGGGGATGGAAGTGACCTGCTGAACGACGAGGTCGGCTTCACTGATGCCCTGGACGTCCTACGTTTTACCGACTTGAACGCATCCGATTTGTCGGCTGCTCGTCACGGAGACGATGTCGAGCTGACGATCGTTCCCACGGGCGCTGTCATTACCCTCAAAGGACAACTACTCGAAGACCCCGGCTATTGGGGTATCGACAAGTTTGATTTTGCTGACGGCAGTTCGTGGAGCCGCGAAGCCATCACAGCATTTGCCCTGAACGCCATCGACAAGATTACGGTGGTTGGAACAAGTGGTGACGATACCCTCTATGGAACGTCGAGATCATGA
- a CDS encoding calcium-binding protein, with amino-acid sequence MERRDHDVFNGGLGNDFLLGGYGSDTYLYAAGDGTDYIDDEANAANQIDVLKFTDLNQSDIVAEREGINLKLTVVGTGDTITLDEQYYADTDYWGFEKIEFADGTVWDRDSIMGIGSPGAMVASVSPASAASSDNVLVGTEADDTFIFRGKFGHDTIVDFSAGAGSMDVIDMETDVFADFASVIASATQSGSDTLITQDGDNSILLKNVALTTLHQDDFRFVAAA; translated from the coding sequence ATGGAACGTCGAGATCATGACGTCTTCAATGGCGGCCTTGGAAATGATTTTCTCTTGGGTGGCTATGGCAGTGACACCTACCTTTACGCGGCGGGAGACGGAACTGACTACATTGACGACGAGGCTAATGCCGCCAATCAAATCGATGTCCTGAAGTTCACTGATCTGAACCAGTCGGACATCGTTGCCGAACGTGAGGGGATCAACCTGAAGCTGACAGTGGTTGGCACCGGGGATACGATTACGCTTGATGAGCAGTACTATGCTGACACCGATTATTGGGGCTTCGAGAAGATCGAGTTCGCAGACGGTACTGTCTGGGATCGCGATTCGATCATGGGTATCGGTTCGCCGGGCGCAATGGTCGCTTCGGTCAGCCCGGCATCCGCGGCCAGCAGCGACAACGTCCTTGTAGGTACCGAGGCCGATGACACCTTCATCTTCCGGGGCAAGTTCGGCCACGATACCATTGTCGATTTTTCGGCAGGCGCCGGCTCGATGGATGTCATCGATATGGAGACCGATGTCTTCGCAGACTTCGCATCGGTGATCGCCTCTGCCACGCAATCGGGTTCGGACACGCTGATCACGCAGGACGGCGACAATTCCATCCTGCTGAAAAACGTTGCCCTGACCACGCTGCACCAGGACGACTTCCGTTTCGTGGCCGCAGCATGA
- a CDS encoding type I secretion system permease/ATPase gives MSTGNTKPPQVFLVAVLFSLKKAVLGIGATSAIVNILALTGSFFMLQVYDRVIPGRSLPTLAGLAIIAATLYVFQGVLELVRSMLLVRIGLSVDERFEETVHNSLVLLPSRMQMSGDGLQSVRDMDTVRGFLSGPGPTALFDIPWMPFYLGLCFFFHVWIGWTALAGAVMLIGLTILAEQKSREPAKEAAKIASERTALAEATRRNSEAVLAMGFGHRLGRKWHEVNHRYLNNHLRASNVTGTLGTLSKILRMMLQSAVLAVGAVLVIRQEASGGIMIASSILVSRALAPVELAIGQWKGFVAARNSWSRLLQLSQLMPSNEREVSLPAPTDGLKVENLHLAAPGSKNPILRGISFELRAGDAVGVIGPSASGKSSLARSLVGLWQPLAGAVRLDGAMLSQWDPTALGEHVGYLPQDVSLFGGSIAENIARFDPEASSEKIIAAAKAAGVYEMIVQFPDGFDTKIGEQGATLSGGQRQRIALARALYGNPFLVVLDEPNSNLDAEGEAALTRAVSGIRARGGIAIVIAHRPSALAGVDLVLILANGQASAFGPKDEVLKKVAPPPTTVPAPVRLMVSGEGMAQ, from the coding sequence TTGTCGACAGGTAATACCAAGCCGCCACAGGTGTTTCTTGTGGCGGTGCTTTTTTCGCTGAAGAAGGCCGTTCTCGGCATCGGGGCGACGAGTGCCATCGTCAATATCCTCGCACTGACCGGTTCATTCTTTATGCTCCAGGTCTATGACCGCGTCATTCCCGGCCGAAGTCTCCCGACCCTGGCTGGCCTGGCCATCATCGCTGCCACTCTGTATGTCTTTCAGGGTGTTCTTGAACTCGTCCGCTCGATGCTCCTGGTGCGTATCGGGCTTTCCGTGGACGAGCGTTTCGAAGAGACGGTTCACAACTCCCTTGTGCTTCTTCCTTCGCGCATGCAGATGTCCGGCGATGGCCTCCAATCGGTGCGCGACATGGACACGGTGCGAGGTTTCCTGTCGGGTCCTGGGCCAACGGCCTTGTTCGATATTCCCTGGATGCCGTTTTATCTGGGCCTTTGCTTTTTCTTCCATGTCTGGATCGGATGGACTGCTCTCGCCGGTGCTGTGATGCTCATCGGCCTCACGATCCTGGCGGAACAGAAATCCCGTGAGCCTGCAAAGGAGGCCGCTAAAATCGCCTCCGAACGAACTGCACTTGCGGAAGCGACGCGGCGAAATTCCGAGGCTGTTCTGGCAATGGGCTTCGGCCACCGTCTTGGCCGGAAATGGCACGAAGTCAATCATCGCTATCTTAACAATCATCTGCGCGCATCGAACGTGACCGGCACACTCGGAACACTTTCGAAGATCCTTCGAATGATGCTGCAGTCCGCGGTGCTGGCCGTGGGGGCAGTGCTTGTGATCCGTCAGGAAGCATCCGGCGGGATCATGATTGCCAGTTCCATCCTCGTCAGCCGTGCGCTGGCGCCCGTTGAACTGGCTATTGGACAATGGAAAGGATTTGTTGCGGCGCGAAATAGTTGGTCTCGCCTGTTGCAGCTTTCGCAACTCATGCCGAGCAACGAACGCGAAGTATCTCTGCCTGCTCCGACTGACGGGCTGAAAGTCGAGAACTTGCACCTCGCCGCGCCCGGTTCAAAGAACCCGATCTTGCGGGGCATCTCGTTCGAGCTGCGAGCCGGTGACGCGGTCGGCGTCATCGGCCCCAGCGCCTCGGGAAAATCATCGCTCGCCCGGAGCCTAGTCGGTCTGTGGCAGCCGCTTGCGGGTGCGGTTCGTCTGGACGGCGCGATGCTGTCGCAATGGGATCCAACGGCACTTGGTGAGCATGTCGGATATCTGCCCCAGGATGTTTCCCTCTTCGGCGGATCGATTGCCGAAAACATCGCGCGCTTCGATCCTGAAGCGTCATCCGAAAAGATCATTGCGGCGGCCAAGGCCGCAGGCGTCTATGAAATGATCGTTCAATTTCCCGATGGTTTCGACACGAAAATTGGTGAGCAAGGGGCCACCCTTTCGGGGGGGCAGCGTCAGCGCATTGCCCTGGCAAGAGCCCTGTACGGCAATCCCTTCCTAGTGGTTCTCGATGAGCCCAATTCCAACCTCGATGCGGAAGGGGAGGCAGCACTGACGAGGGCCGTCAGCGGTATCCGGGCACGTGGCGGCATCGCGATAGTCATCGCCCATCGTCCCAGCGCCCTCGCGGGGGTCGATTTGGTTCTCATTCTCGCAAATGGTCAGGCTTCGGCGTTCGGTCCGAAAGACGAGGTCTTGAAAAAGGTTGCGCCACCGCCGACGACAGTACCTGCCCCTGTTCGGCTGATGGTATCAGGCGAGGGAATGGCACAATGA
- a CDS encoding HlyD family type I secretion periplasmic adaptor subunit — MISSNAPLAERAIRHLTLVALAAIVMLVGVLGGLAATIRLQGAVIAAGTLVVDSYVKPVQHQKGGTVGEVFIKNGDIVEAGQILVHLDDTQTRASLAIVSKRLKELAARTARLMAERDGREAISFPETLLTHQQDPEVAAMLDGEQRLFNDRRSSARGRKAQLTERVRQLSKETDGLTAQQQGKQAAISIINKELASLQPLLDQGIIPATRVYALQREAADLSGELGNLVASEAQTKGRIAETELQIIQVDDDQRTEVSDQLRQAESEIGEYSERLIAAEDELRHIDIRSPQAGIVHELAIHAPGAVVTPGEAIMQIVPINDALTPELRLAPQDIDQVAVGQDVTLRFSAFSQRTTPELNGRVTKIAADLIVDQRTGQSYYRLRVSIPVAEWARLDDLTPVAGMPVEAFVQTGERTALAYLTKPLADQVVRAFKEE; from the coding sequence ATGATTTCCAGCAATGCGCCATTGGCAGAGCGAGCCATCCGCCATCTGACGCTAGTCGCTCTCGCAGCAATCGTGATGTTGGTTGGCGTCCTTGGGGGGCTTGCAGCCACGATCCGGCTCCAGGGTGCCGTCATCGCCGCCGGAACGCTTGTAGTCGACAGCTACGTAAAACCCGTTCAGCATCAGAAGGGTGGTACTGTTGGAGAGGTATTCATTAAAAATGGCGACATCGTCGAAGCCGGCCAGATACTCGTACATCTCGATGACACGCAGACGCGTGCCAGTCTGGCGATCGTCTCGAAGCGGCTGAAAGAGCTGGCCGCGCGAACGGCCCGCCTGATGGCCGAACGGGACGGGAGAGAGGCCATTTCTTTCCCGGAGACGCTCCTCACACATCAGCAAGATCCGGAGGTTGCTGCGATGCTCGATGGCGAACAGCGCCTGTTCAATGATCGACGGTCGTCGGCGAGGGGACGCAAGGCGCAGCTCACCGAACGCGTTCGGCAACTCTCGAAGGAGACGGATGGGCTGACTGCGCAGCAACAGGGCAAGCAGGCGGCGATCTCCATCATCAACAAGGAACTCGCCAGCTTGCAGCCGCTGCTCGATCAGGGGATCATTCCGGCGACCCGCGTCTATGCGTTGCAGCGAGAAGCTGCCGACCTCTCCGGCGAACTTGGAAATCTCGTTGCGTCCGAGGCGCAAACAAAGGGAAGAATAGCCGAAACCGAGCTGCAGATCATTCAGGTCGATGATGATCAGAGAACCGAGGTATCGGACCAACTCCGCCAGGCGGAAAGCGAGATTGGAGAATATTCCGAGCGGCTTATCGCAGCCGAGGATGAGTTGCGGCACATCGATATTCGATCGCCACAGGCTGGTATAGTCCACGAACTAGCTATTCATGCGCCGGGGGCAGTTGTCACACCAGGCGAAGCGATCATGCAGATCGTGCCCATCAATGATGCCCTGACACCGGAGCTTCGGCTTGCGCCTCAGGACATTGATCAGGTTGCAGTTGGGCAGGATGTGACACTCCGCTTTTCCGCGTTCAGCCAGCGAACCACTCCGGAATTGAACGGCCGTGTGACCAAGATCGCAGCAGACTTGATTGTCGATCAACGGACCGGCCAAAGTTATTATCGCCTCAGAGTTTCCATTCCTGTCGCTGAATGGGCTCGTCTTGATGATCTGACGCCTGTGGCCGGCATGCCAGTCGAAGCGTTCGTTCAGACTGGGGAGAGGACCGCACTCGCTTATCTTACGAAGCCTCTGGCCGATCAGGTAGTTCGGGCGTTTAAGGAGGAATAG
- a CDS encoding nucleotidyltransferase and HEPN domain-containing protein produces the protein MMKSSFNHMPLRKQREISRVLEILHEEFEDALKDGTAEFKKRGRIVKIILFGSYAKGGWVDEPFTMKGYRSDFDLLIIVNNRKLTDFAEYWHKAADRLIHDKSIETPVSFVVHSRREVNTYLKEGQYFFSDIRREGIVLYELDDEPLAEAKPLSLADLFKVADEHFEQRFRAATRFLQMATLAIERHYVENAAFELHQSIEQAYSCVLLTLTNYGPPSHNIKFLRSLAEEQDRRLADAFPRDQHRERAWFNTLNEAYVKARYSKHFEISEEALGWLAEQTALLLQLVETVCSEHLAMLEANGG, from the coding sequence ATGATGAAATCGTCCTTCAACCATATGCCACTTCGCAAGCAACGCGAGATCAGCCGCGTTCTGGAGATCCTGCATGAGGAATTCGAGGACGCGCTGAAGGACGGCACGGCGGAATTCAAGAAGCGCGGCCGGATTGTGAAGATTATCCTCTTTGGTTCGTACGCGAAGGGTGGATGGGTCGATGAGCCTTTTACGATGAAGGGATATCGCTCCGATTTCGACCTCTTGATCATCGTCAACAATCGCAAGCTCACCGATTTCGCTGAGTACTGGCACAAGGCCGCAGATCGGCTGATCCATGACAAATCGATCGAAACGCCGGTAAGCTTCGTCGTCCACTCCAGGCGTGAGGTGAACACTTATCTGAAGGAAGGGCAATACTTCTTCTCCGATATCCGGAGGGAAGGCATCGTTCTCTATGAACTCGACGACGAGCCGCTTGCAGAAGCCAAGCCGCTCTCGCTGGCGGATCTTTTTAAGGTTGCGGACGAACATTTCGAACAAAGGTTTCGAGCCGCGACCCGCTTTCTGCAGATGGCAACATTAGCGATTGAGCGTCATTATGTTGAGAACGCAGCCTTCGAGCTCCATCAATCGATCGAGCAGGCCTATTCCTGTGTTCTGTTGACGCTCACGAACTACGGCCCGCCGTCTCACAACATCAAATTCCTTCGCTCCCTTGCCGAGGAACAGGATCGGCGCCTGGCCGATGCCTTTCCTCGCGATCAGCATCGTGAGCGCGCCTGGTTCAACACGCTGAACGAAGCCTACGTTAAGGCTCGCTATTCCAAGCATTTCGAGATCAGCGAGGAGGCTCTCGGCTGGCTTGCAGAACAAACTGCCCTGTTGCTCCAACTGGTTGAGACGGTATGCTCCGAGCATCTGGCGATGCTTGAGGCGAATGGCGGGTAG